From the genome of Nicotiana sylvestris chromosome 2, ASM39365v2, whole genome shotgun sequence, one region includes:
- the LOC104235762 gene encoding structural maintenance of chromosomes protein 4, translating into MESPVAENLTAESPCHGSRTPRLFIKEMVMRNFKSYAGEQRVGPFHKSFSAVVGPNGSGKSNVIDAMLFVFGKRAKQMRLNKVSELIHNSTNHQNLESAGVSVHFQEIIDLDGEAYEAVPGSDFVITRVALRDNSSKYFINDRSSNFTEVTKKLKGKGVDLDNNRFLILQGEVEQISLMKPKAQGAHDEGFLEYLEDIIGTNKYVEMIEESFKQLESLNERRSGVVQMVKLAEKERDNLEGVKNEAEAYMLKELSLLKWQEKAANLAFEDNSARISEMQENISGQEENLKIEREKIRESNKTLKELEAKHSKHFQKQEELDNSLRRCKDEFKEFERQDVKYREDLSHLKQKIKKLNDKVDKDSTKITDLTKDCEEAAILIPKLEEDIPKLQQLLVDEEKILEEIQDNSKVETEVFRSELADVRAELEPWEKLLIEHKGKLEVASTESKLLTEKHEAARAAYVEAQEQIVEIQKRLEMKSTSINDTRSELENLKLKASEARNLEQDCLQEQERLIPLEQAARQKLSELLSVMESEKSQGSVLKAILHAKEANHIQGIYGRMGDLGAIDAKYDVAISTACPGLDYIVVETTAAAQACVELLRNKNLGVATFMILEKQTAHLPRIKQKVSTPEGVPRLFDLIKVQDERMKLAFFAALGNTVVAKDIDQATRIAYGGDKEFRRVVTLDGALFEKSGTMSGGGGKPRGGKMGTSILAASVSPEAVSKAENDLSTLVESLENIRRRITDAVKCYQASEKAVTQLEMELAKSVKEIDSLKSQHNDLKKQLDALRIASEPIKEEVSRLKELKKIMSAEEKEMDRLTQSSQQLKKKASELQNKIENAGGDRLKSQKAKVTKIQSDIDKKGTEINRHKVKIETGQKMIKKLTKGIEESTKEKERLVAEKEKLLSTFKEIEQKAFVVKEDYNKIQELIDQHSGALNDAKNEYETLKNTVDQLRSTEVDAEYKLQDMKKVYKDLELKGKGYKKKLDDLLVAISKHIEQIQKDMVDPEKLQTTLRDGTLVETCDLKRALEMVVILEAQLKEMNPNLDSISEYRSKVSVYNERVQELNSVTQERDDIKKQYDEWRKRRLDEFMAGFNTISLKLKEMYQMITLGGDAELELVDSLDPFSEGVVFSVRPPKKSWKNIANLSGGEKTLSSLALVFALHHYKPTPLYVMDEIDAALDFKNVSIVGHYVKDRTKDAQFIIISLRNNMFELADRLIGIYKTDNCTKSITINPGSFVVSQKAA; encoded by the exons ATGGAATCGCCGGTCGCCGAAAATTTGACGGCTGAATCTCCTTGTCATGGATCTAGAACTCCAAGGCTATTCATTAAAGAGATGGTCATGAGAAACTTCAAATCTTACGCCGGCGAACAGCGTGTTGGCCCCTTTCATAAG AGCTTTTCGGCAGTTGTTGGTCCTAATGGTAGTGGCAAGAGTAACGTAATTGACGCAATGTTGTTCGTGTTCGGAAAGCGAGCCAAACAG ATGCGTCTTAATAAAGTCTCAGAGCTCATCCATAATTCAACTAATCACCAGAATTTGGAGAGTGCTGGCGTGTCTGTTCATTTCCAGGAGATAATAGATTTG GATGGCGAGGCATACGAAGCTGTTCCTGGAAGTGATTTCGTGATTACACGTGTGGCACTCCGAGATAATTCCTCTAAGTACTTTATCAATGACCGGTCAAGTAACTTTACAGAGGTCACCAAGAAACTGAAAGGGAAAGGTGTCGACTTGGATAATAACCGGTTTTTGATTCTGCAG GGTGAGGTTGAGCAAATATCACTGATGAAGCCAAAGGCACAAGGAGCCCATGATGAAGGCTTTCTAGAGTATCTAGAGGATATTATAGGAACCAATAAATATGTTGAGATGATTGAAGAATCATTTAAGCA GCTAGAATCCCTCAACGAAAGAAGGTCTGGCGTTGTTCAGATGGTCAAGCTAGCAGAGAAAGAAAGAGATAACTTGGAG GGTGTGAAGAATGAAGCTGAAGCCTACATGCTTAAAGAATTATCATTGTTAAAATGGCAAGAGAAAGCAGCAAATTTGGCTTTTGAAGATAATTCAGCTCGAATTTCGGAGATGCAGGAAAACATTTCTGGACAGGAAGAGAACCTTAAAATAGAGAG GGAGAAAATTCGAGAAAGTAACAAAACATTGAAGGAGCTTGAAGCGAAGCATTCAAAGCATTTTCAAAAACAAGAG GAGCTTGATAACAGTTTGAGGCGCTGCAAGGACGAGTTCAAGGAATTTGAGAGGCAAGATGTAAAATACCGAGAAGATTTAAGTCACCTGAAGCAGAAGATAAAGAAGCTTAATGATAAAGTTGATAAG GATTCCACAAAAATTACTGACCTAACAAAGGACTGCGAGGAGGCAGCAATTCTGATTCCAAAACTGGAGGAAGATATTCCCAAACTACAACAACTTTTGGTGGATGAGGAAAAGATCTTAGAGGAAATTCAGGATAATTCTAAAG TTGAGACTGAGGTTTTTCGAAGTGAGCTTGCTGATGTTCGTGCTGAACTTGAGCCTTGGGAAAAACTACTAATCGAGCACAAGGGAAAACTTGAAGTTGCATCAACTGAAAGTAAACTTCTGACTGAAAAG CATGAGGCTGCTCGTGCTGCTTATGTGGAAGCTCAAGAGCAGATTGTGGAAATACAAAAAAGACTAGAGATGAAATCGACAAGCATAAATGACACCAGGAGTGAGCTTGAGAATCTGAAGCTTAAAGCATCTGAAGCTCGAAATCTGGAACAA GATTGCCTTCAAGAACAAGAAAGATTGATTCCTCTTGAACAAGCTGCTCGACAAAAACTTTCCGAGCTTTTATCTGTAATGGAATCTGAAAAGAGTCAGGGATCAGTTCTTAAAGCAATATTGCATGCTAAGGAGGCAAATCATATACAGGGTATTTATGGTAGAATGGGTGATTTGGGTGCTATTGATG cAAAGTATGATGTTGCCATATCAACCGCTTGTCCTGGACTAGACTATATTGTAGTCGAGACTACTGCAGCAGCACAAGCTTGTGTTGAGCTACTTCGCAACAAAAATCTCGGTGTTGCAACTTTCATGATTTTG GAAAAGCAAACTGCTCATTTACCTAGAATCAAACAGAAAGTAAGCACGCCAGAAGGGGTTCCTCGCCTTTTTGATTTAATTAAGGTCCAAGACGAGAGAATGAAACTTGCATTTTTTGCAGCACTAGGAAACACAGTTGTCGCCAAAGATATTGATCAG GCTACACGTATTGCCTATGGTGGGGACAAAGAATTTCGGCGCGTTGTAACTCTTGATGGAGCCCTTTTTGAAAAATCTGGGACGATGAGTGGTGGTGGAGGTAAGCCACGAGGTGGGAAGATGGGCACATCTATCCTAGCTGCTAGTGTTTCTCCAGAAGCTGTGTCCAAGGCGGAAAATGATCTTTCAACATTGGTTGAAAGTTTGGAAAATATACGGAGAAGAATTACTGATGCGGTGAAGTGTTATCAGGCCTCAGAGAAGGCTGTTACTCAACTTGAGATGGAATTAGCAAAAAGCGTTAAGGAG ATTGACAGCCTAAAGTCCCaacataatgatttgaaaaagcAACTGGATGCCTTAAGGATTGCATCGGAACCCATCAAGGAGGAGGTTAGTAGATTGAAAGAACTCAAAAAAATAATGTCTGCTGAAGAAAAGGAAATGGACAGGCTTACACAAAGTTCACAACAGTTAaaaaagaag GCTTCAGAACTTCAGAATAAAATAGAGAATGCAGGTGGTGACCGCTTGAAAAGTCAAAAGGCAAAGGTTACCAAAATTCAATCT GACATTGATAAAAAAGGCACGGAGATCAACCGTCACAAAGTTAAGATAGAAACAGGACAGAAAATGATTAAAAAACTCACAAAAGGGATTGAGGAATCAACAAAAGAGAAGGAAAGACTGGTTGCCGAGAAAGAGAAGTTGCTTTCCACTTTCAAAGAGATTGAACAGAAAGCTTTTGTTGTTAAAGAGGACTATAATAAGATACAGGAG CTTATTGATCAGCACTCTGGCGCTCTGAATGATGCTAAAAATGAGTATGAAACTCTGAAGAACACTGTGGATCAATTGCGTTCGACAGAG GTGGATGCTGAGTACAAGTTACAAGATATGAAGAAGGTCTATAAAGACTTGGAGCTCAAAGGGAAAGGATATAAGAAAAAGCTCGATGATTTGCTTGTTGCTATCTCGAAGCATATTGAGCA GATTCAAAAGGACATGGTGGATCCAGAAAAGCTTCAAACAACTTTAAGGGATGGAACTCTTGTTGAGACTTGTGATCTTAAGAGAGCTCTAGAGATGGTTGTGATTCTAGAAGCACAATTGAAAGAGATGAACCCAAATCTCGACTCAATCTCTGA GTATCGGAGCAAAGTATCTGTGTACAATGAGAGAGTTCAAGAACTAAATTCTGTTACCCAAGAGCGCGATGATATAAAGAAGCAATATGACGAGTGGAGAAAGAGAAG GTTGGATGAGTTTATGGCGGGTTTTAATACCATATCGTTGAAGCTCAAAGAAATGTATCAG ATGATCACCCTTGGAGGTGATGCCGAACTGGAGTTAGTGGACTCTCTTGATCCGTTTTCTGAAGGTGTCGTTTTCAGTGTCAGACCACCAAAGAAGAGCTGGAAGAATATTGCTAACTTATCAGGTGGTGAAAAA ACTCTCAGCTCATTGGCTCTTGTTTTTGCACTCCACCACTATAAACCTACTCCACTTTATGTAATGGATGAGATTGATGCTGCTTTAG
- the LOC138885569 gene encoding secreted RxLR effector protein 161-like, with product MTTVRCLLAVVVKKNWNLFQSNVNNAFLHGDLHENFYMKFPAGMGILMEPHSLIITQRKFTLELLSEFNSFDQRPATSPLEPSTKLRADLGELLPDPTIYLRLLGKLNLLTHTRPDLSFAFQHLSQYIQSSRLPHLQAAFHYLRYRLKDPGLGLFFCSNHSFKLLFFFDSDRGSCLKTHRSISGYFISLDDLIVSWKSKKQPLISLSSIEAEYRSIRRVTAKITWLV from the exons ATGACCACTGTGAGATGTTTGTTAGCAGTAGTTGTTAAGAAAAACTGGAATTTGTTTCAATCAAATGTTAACAAcgcttttcttcatggtgatttaCATGAAAATTTTTATATGAAATTTCCTGCAG GCATGGGAATTCTTATGGAACCCCACAGTTTGATCATTACTCAAAGGAAATTTACCTTGGAGCTTTTATCAGAATTTAATTCTTTTGATCAAAGGCCTGCCACTTCCCCACTCGAACCATCCACCAAGCTTCGAGCTGATCTTGGTGAATTATTGCCGGATCCTACCATCTATCTTCGATTGCTGGGCAAACTCAACCTCCTCACTCATACACGCCCGGATTTATCTTTTGCATTTCAACATTTAAGCCAATATATACAGTCTTCTCGGCTACCTCATCTCCAAGCAGCTTTTCACTATCTTCGATATCGGCTCAAAGATCCAGGTCTTGGTCTGTTTTTCTGCTCTAATCATTCCTTCAAGCTCCTTTTCTTTTTCGATTCTGATAGGGGCTCTTGCCTTAAGACTCACCGCTCTATTAGTGGTTATTTTATCAGTCTCGACGATTTAATCGTGTCTTGGAAATCAAAGAAGCAACCTCTCATTTCTCTTTCCTCTATTGAAGCAGAGTATAGGTCGATACGCAGGGTCACTGCAAAGATCACTTGGCTTGTTTAA